One stretch of Priestia megaterium DNA includes these proteins:
- the yfkAB gene encoding radical SAM/CxCxxxxC motif protein YfkAB, whose product MATLQRITPEFDPWEAYLDMKQYGKPTLTNVEFTTTTLCNMRCEHCAVGYTLQPKDPNALPLDLILKRLDEIPTLRALSITGGEPMMSLSSVKNYVVPLLKYAHERGVRTQINSNLTLDLARYEQIIPYLDVLHISHNWGTMDDFVEAGFAMMERKPTYEQRAKYFDRMIENSRALVKAGVTVSAETMLNKRTLPHMEKIHRQIVDEMLCQRHEVHPMYPSDFASTLETLSLPEMRQAIHHLLDIRDENVWMLFGTLPFYACSNNEEDLTLLQRLYSSKNVTVRNDPDGRSRLNVNIFDGDIIVTDFGDTPPLGNIQDTKLTDAFDTWQQSTISKELSCHCSAVSCLGPNILVKNSYYQDTDFSKLQASITK is encoded by the coding sequence ATGGCCACTTTACAACGAATTACCCCGGAGTTCGATCCGTGGGAAGCGTATTTAGATATGAAACAATATGGCAAACCGACGCTTACAAACGTTGAATTCACCACAACGACACTTTGTAATATGCGATGTGAGCACTGCGCAGTTGGATATACGCTGCAGCCAAAAGACCCAAACGCACTGCCGCTTGATTTAATCTTAAAACGTCTCGATGAAATTCCAACTCTTCGGGCGTTAAGCATTACGGGCGGAGAGCCTATGATGTCTCTATCTTCTGTGAAAAATTATGTGGTGCCTTTATTAAAGTATGCACATGAACGAGGTGTCCGTACACAGATTAATTCAAATTTAACATTAGATCTTGCTCGTTACGAACAAATCATTCCTTATTTAGATGTTTTACATATTTCTCACAACTGGGGAACGATGGACGATTTTGTGGAAGCTGGCTTTGCAATGATGGAGCGAAAGCCTACTTATGAGCAGCGCGCCAAATATTTCGACCGTATGATTGAAAACAGCCGCGCGCTTGTAAAAGCAGGTGTAACCGTATCAGCTGAAACGATGTTAAATAAACGTACGCTTCCTCATATGGAAAAGATTCATCGTCAAATTGTTGATGAAATGCTTTGTCAGCGTCACGAAGTACACCCTATGTATCCAAGTGACTTTGCCAGCACTCTAGAAACATTATCTCTTCCTGAAATGCGTCAAGCTATTCATCACCTTCTTGATATTCGAGATGAAAATGTGTGGATGCTATTCGGCACGTTGCCGTTTTATGCATGCAGTAATAATGAGGAAGACTTAACGCTCTTACAGCGCTTATATAGCAGTAAAAATGTAACCGTCCGAAACGATCCAGACGGGCGCTCTCGCCTAAATGTAAATATTTTTGACGGAGATATTATTGTAACGGATTTTGGTGATACGCCTCCTCTTGGCAACATTCAAGATACAAAGCTTACAGACGCTTTTGATACGTGGCAGCAAAGCACGATTTCTAAAGAACTTAGCTGTCATTGTTCAGCAGTGTCTTGTTTAGGACCTAATATCTTGGTGAAAAACAGCTATTATCAAGATACTGATTTTAGCAAGCTCCAAGCGAGCATTACAAAATAA
- a CDS encoding SE1561 family protein, with product MGNAVRDKDSQVRYLKDRLNMFVHVLDSMEPQNTDLEDIDRLITMIDDLEAKCEQFKKDKE from the coding sequence ATGGGAAACGCCGTTCGGGATAAAGATTCACAAGTACGTTATTTAAAAGATCGTTTAAATATGTTTGTACACGTATTAGACTCCATGGAGCCTCAAAACACAGATCTAGAAGACATTGACCGTTTGATTACGATGATTGATGACCTCGAAGCAAAATGTGAGCAGTTTAAAAAAGATAAAGAATGA
- a CDS encoding fumarate hydratase yields MIEALKQSMYDLIVETSTKLPKDVRRAIAKAKARENAGTRAAMSLATITNNIKMADDNLSPICQDTGMPTFKIKAPVGVNQLQIKEAIYWAIEEATKHGKLRPNSVDSLTGENSGNNLGGGTPVIKFEQWENNYIDARLILKGGGCENKNIQYSLPCEVEGLGRAGRDLDGIRKCVMHSVYQAQGQGCSAGVIGVGIGGDRTTGYELAKEQLFRNLDDENPNAQLKELEEYVMENANKLGIGTMGFGGETTLLGCKVGVINRIPASFYVSVAYNCWAYRRLGVKINADTGSVQEWLYQEGEEVDFNKNAGAEEKQNADETKEVVLQAPITEEQIRELKVGDVVRINGMMYTGRDAIHKHLTDHDAPIDLNGQIIYHCGPVMLKDEDEKWHVTAAGPTTSIREEPYQGDIMKKFGIRAVIGKGGMGPKTLAALQEHGGVYLNAIGGAAQYYADCIKSVEGVDLMQFGIPEAMWHLKVEGFTAVVTMDSHGNSLHADVDKSSFEKLEQFKEPVFK; encoded by the coding sequence ATGATTGAAGCTTTAAAACAAAGCATGTACGATTTAATTGTTGAAACATCTACAAAATTGCCAAAAGACGTTCGACGTGCTATCGCAAAGGCAAAAGCGCGTGAAAATGCAGGAACGCGTGCAGCAATGTCTTTAGCGACCATTACCAATAATATTAAGATGGCGGATGATAATTTATCGCCAATTTGTCAAGATACAGGTATGCCAACATTTAAAATTAAAGCCCCTGTAGGAGTGAATCAGCTTCAAATTAAAGAAGCAATTTATTGGGCAATTGAAGAAGCAACAAAGCACGGAAAGCTTCGCCCTAACTCCGTAGATTCGTTAACGGGAGAAAACAGCGGTAATAATTTAGGCGGCGGCACGCCGGTTATTAAGTTTGAACAGTGGGAAAATAACTATATTGATGCGCGTCTTATTCTAAAAGGCGGCGGCTGTGAAAATAAAAACATTCAGTACAGCCTGCCTTGTGAAGTAGAAGGTTTAGGTAGAGCTGGCCGTGATTTAGACGGCATTCGTAAATGTGTGATGCACTCTGTGTATCAAGCACAAGGTCAAGGCTGTAGTGCCGGCGTCATTGGTGTTGGAATCGGTGGCGACCGTACAACAGGCTATGAATTAGCAAAAGAGCAGCTATTCCGAAACTTAGATGACGAAAATCCAAATGCTCAGCTGAAAGAATTAGAAGAGTATGTAATGGAAAATGCCAATAAGTTAGGAATTGGTACAATGGGCTTTGGCGGAGAAACGACATTACTTGGCTGTAAAGTCGGCGTAATCAATCGTATTCCTGCTAGCTTCTATGTGTCAGTTGCGTATAATTGCTGGGCTTACCGCCGTTTGGGCGTTAAAATCAATGCCGATACAGGAAGCGTTCAAGAGTGGCTGTATCAAGAAGGCGAAGAAGTAGATTTTAATAAAAATGCAGGCGCAGAAGAGAAACAAAATGCAGATGAAACAAAAGAAGTTGTATTACAAGCACCTATTACAGAAGAGCAAATTCGTGAACTAAAAGTTGGCGACGTGGTGCGCATCAACGGTATGATGTACACAGGACGCGACGCTATTCATAAGCATTTAACAGATCACGATGCGCCAATTGATTTAAATGGACAAATCATTTATCACTGTGGTCCGGTTATGTTAAAAGACGAAGATGAAAAATGGCACGTAACCGCTGCAGGACCAACAACAAGTATCCGTGAAGAACCTTACCAAGGAGATATTATGAAGAAATTTGGTATCCGCGCGGTTATCGGTAAAGGCGGTATGGGTCCTAAAACGCTTGCTGCTCTTCAAGAGCATGGCGGCGTATACTTAAATGCTATCGGCGGAGCTGCACAGTACTATGCTGATTGTATCAAGAGCGTAGAAGGCGTTGATTTGATGCAGTTCGGTATTCCTGAAGCAATGTGGCATTTAAAAGTAGAAGGCTTTACAGCTGTAGTGACGATGGATTCACACGGAAACAGCTTGCATGCGGATGTAGACAAGTCTTCATTTGAAAAGCTTGAGCAATTTAAAGAACCGGTATTTAAATAA
- the pdaA gene encoding delta-lactam-biosynthetic de-N-acetylase — protein sequence MRRFTFFLVFLFVMSTGIASVEAQMYPNTPISWGFQKSKNHKPASAGTAYEQILAKYDAFYLGDTNKKNIYLTFDNGYENGYTPQVLDVLKKRKVPATFFVTGHYLKEEPKLIKRMVKEGHIVGNHSWHHPDLTQVDDARFKEELQKVKDEYKSITGHDEMKYLRSPRGVFSERTLALSKQEGYTNVFWSLAFVDWKVNEQKGWRYSYDNMMAQIHPGAIMLLHTVSKDNADALDQAIVDLKKQGYTFKSIDDLMNERKQMKKSPSKTK from the coding sequence ATGCGCCGGTTCACCTTTTTTCTCGTTTTTTTATTCGTGATGTCAACAGGCATAGCATCTGTTGAAGCACAAATGTATCCAAACACTCCGATCAGCTGGGGATTTCAAAAAAGTAAAAATCACAAGCCCGCATCCGCAGGTACAGCTTATGAACAAATTCTTGCTAAGTATGATGCTTTTTACCTCGGAGATACAAATAAAAAAAATATTTATTTAACGTTTGACAACGGTTATGAAAATGGTTATACACCGCAGGTATTAGACGTGCTCAAAAAAAGAAAGGTTCCTGCCACGTTCTTTGTAACAGGACACTATTTAAAAGAAGAGCCTAAGTTAATTAAGCGAATGGTAAAAGAAGGGCATATTGTCGGCAATCATTCATGGCATCACCCTGACTTAACTCAAGTGGATGATGCACGTTTTAAAGAGGAATTGCAAAAAGTAAAAGATGAATACAAGAGTATTACTGGTCATGATGAAATGAAGTATCTTCGCTCACCTAGAGGTGTATTTAGTGAACGAACGCTAGCTCTTTCAAAGCAAGAGGGCTATACGAATGTATTTTGGTCACTTGCATTCGTTGACTGGAAAGTGAATGAACAAAAAGGCTGGCGCTACTCATACGACAATATGATGGCTCAAATACATCCAGGTGCGATCATGCTTTTGCATACCGTTTCAAAGGATAACGCAGATGCGTTAGATCAAGCGATTGTGGATTTAAAAAAGCAGGGCTATACGTTTAAAAGTATTGATGATTTAATGAATGAACGCAAACAAATGAAGAAAAGTCCTTCTAAAACGAAATAA
- the rlmD gene encoding 23S rRNA (uracil(1939)-C(5))-methyltransferase RlmD — MNKPKTEMKVQKGQTFPLTIKRLGINGEGVGYFKRQVVFVPGALPNEEVVVEATNVQHKFAEGKIKRIRKKSPHRVDAPCPIYEQCGGCQLQHLSYEGQLESKRDIVLQAFERHSSLKKVEAKTRQTIGMEDPWGYRNKSQFQVGVDKQKVIAGLYGLNSHRLIDIENCPIQHGATNHVTKEIKRILQDLQIPIYNERKRRGIVRTIVSRVGFETGEVQIVLITAKQEIPKKELLIKEIKRRLPEVKSLVQNVNGQKTSLIFGDETFTLAGKSVIQETLGDISFELSARAFFQLNPLQTVKLYDEVKKAAALTGNEKIVDAYCGVGTIGLWLAKDAKEIRGMDTIEESIVDARKNAKDHGFEHATYVTGPAEKWMPKWVKEGWKPEVIVVDPPRTGCDDKLLKTILQVKPKKVVYVSCNPSTLAKDVQQLSKAYNVDYIQPVDMFPHTAHVENVVSLTLKK, encoded by the coding sequence ATGAATAAACCAAAAACTGAAATGAAAGTTCAAAAAGGACAAACATTTCCGTTGACGATAAAAAGACTCGGTATTAATGGAGAAGGTGTAGGATATTTTAAGCGCCAAGTCGTCTTCGTGCCGGGAGCATTACCAAATGAAGAAGTGGTTGTAGAAGCAACAAATGTTCAGCATAAGTTTGCCGAAGGGAAAATCAAGCGAATTCGCAAAAAATCTCCTCATCGCGTAGATGCACCCTGTCCTATTTACGAACAATGCGGAGGTTGTCAGCTTCAGCACTTATCCTATGAAGGTCAGCTAGAATCTAAGCGCGATATTGTTCTGCAAGCGTTCGAACGTCACAGTTCATTAAAAAAAGTAGAAGCGAAAACACGCCAAACAATTGGCATGGAAGATCCTTGGGGCTATCGTAATAAATCACAGTTCCAAGTAGGTGTGGATAAACAAAAAGTCATCGCTGGTTTGTATGGACTGAATTCTCATCGATTGATTGACATTGAAAACTGTCCTATTCAGCATGGAGCCACGAATCACGTGACAAAAGAAATAAAACGAATTTTACAAGATCTTCAAATTCCTATCTACAATGAACGCAAACGCCGTGGTATTGTACGTACCATCGTATCTCGAGTAGGATTTGAAACGGGTGAAGTACAAATTGTCTTGATCACGGCTAAACAAGAAATTCCGAAAAAAGAGCTGTTGATTAAAGAAATTAAGCGTCGTCTACCGGAAGTGAAATCGCTCGTGCAAAACGTAAATGGTCAAAAAACATCGCTTATTTTTGGAGACGAAACGTTTACACTCGCTGGAAAGTCGGTGATTCAAGAAACGTTAGGAGATATCTCGTTCGAACTTTCAGCGCGTGCATTTTTCCAGCTGAATCCTCTTCAAACAGTGAAGCTATATGATGAAGTAAAAAAAGCAGCTGCGCTAACAGGCAATGAAAAAATTGTAGATGCTTACTGCGGAGTAGGTACAATTGGCTTATGGCTTGCTAAAGATGCCAAAGAAATTCGCGGAATGGATACGATTGAAGAATCGATTGTAGATGCGAGAAAAAATGCCAAAGATCATGGATTTGAACATGCCACATATGTGACGGGGCCAGCTGAAAAGTGGATGCCGAAGTGGGTAAAAGAAGGCTGGAAGCCAGAAGTTATCGTCGTTGACCCGCCGCGAACAGGCTGTGATGATAAGCTTCTAAAAACAATTTTACAAGTGAAGCCAAAGAAAGTGGTTTACGTTTCTTGTAATCCATCCACATTAGCGAAAGATGTGCAGCAGCTGTCGAAGGCTTATAATGTTGATTACATTCAGCCTGTGGATATGTTCCCTCATACAGCACACGTGGAGAATGTGGTGAGTTTGACGTTAAAGAAATGA
- a CDS encoding amino acid permease: MEQRELKRDLSNRHVQLIAIGGTIGTGLFLGSGKAIQLAGPSIIFAYLIVGIALFFVMRALGELLLSKAGYQSLTDIAEEYLGPWASFVTGWTYWFCWIMTAMADVIAVGVYVKYWFNIPQWIPALICVVILLGLNLLTVKLFGELEFWFALIKVITILALIIIGVILLVMGFKTDAGSVTVQNLWNHGGLFPNGVSGFLLSFQMVIFAYVGVELVGVSAAETSNPQKNIPSAINKIPLRILFFYVGALIVLLFINPWMELNAAESPFVKTFSLVGIPLAAGIINFVVLTSAASACNSGMFSTSRILYNLSKNDQGPSKFAKLNKNHVPSNGLFVSTLVISAGALLSKLIPDQAFGIVTTISAICFIWVWSIILICHLRYKKTRPQLHAASAFKAPLTPFINYVVLALFAVILVIMLFSDATRPALLLTPVWFILLFIFYWTRRKKKINL, translated from the coding sequence TTGGAACAACGAGAATTAAAGAGGGATTTATCCAATCGTCATGTTCAGCTAATCGCGATTGGAGGAACCATTGGTACGGGATTATTTTTAGGTTCTGGTAAAGCAATACAGCTTGCAGGTCCCTCTATCATCTTTGCTTATTTAATTGTTGGTATTGCGCTTTTCTTTGTGATGAGAGCGTTAGGAGAACTACTGCTGTCTAAAGCAGGTTATCAATCGTTAACGGATATTGCTGAAGAATATCTTGGACCGTGGGCTTCATTTGTAACGGGATGGACCTACTGGTTTTGCTGGATCATGACAGCTATGGCTGATGTGATTGCAGTTGGTGTATATGTGAAATATTGGTTCAATATTCCTCAGTGGATTCCCGCACTTATTTGTGTAGTCATTTTATTAGGGCTTAACTTATTAACCGTAAAATTATTTGGAGAATTAGAGTTTTGGTTTGCTTTAATAAAGGTTATTACGATTCTTGCATTAATTATTATTGGCGTTATTTTGCTGGTAATGGGATTTAAAACAGACGCGGGATCCGTTACTGTTCAAAATCTTTGGAATCATGGAGGACTGTTTCCAAATGGGGTTTCAGGTTTCTTACTTTCATTCCAAATGGTTATATTTGCATACGTCGGGGTTGAATTGGTAGGGGTATCGGCAGCAGAAACATCAAATCCCCAAAAAAATATTCCATCGGCCATTAATAAAATTCCGCTGCGAATCTTATTTTTCTATGTTGGAGCGCTTATCGTCCTCTTATTTATTAACCCGTGGATGGAATTAAATGCAGCAGAAAGCCCATTTGTTAAAACCTTTAGTTTAGTCGGAATTCCGCTTGCTGCTGGAATTATTAATTTTGTTGTATTAACTTCAGCCGCTTCTGCTTGTAATAGCGGAATGTTTTCAACAAGCCGTATCTTATATAATTTAAGTAAAAATGACCAAGGGCCATCTAAGTTTGCAAAACTGAACAAAAACCACGTACCAAGCAACGGATTGTTTGTATCTACGCTGGTCATTTCAGCGGGAGCTCTTTTAAGCAAACTTATACCAGACCAAGCTTTCGGCATCGTAACGACCATTAGCGCTATTTGTTTTATTTGGGTGTGGAGTATCATTCTTATTTGCCATCTAAGGTATAAAAAGACGCGTCCGCAGCTGCATGCAGCATCAGCATTCAAAGCACCGTTAACACCATTTATAAACTATGTTGTGCTAGCTTTGTTTGCGGTGATTCTTGTTATTATGCTGTTTTCTGACGCGACGCGCCCAGCCTTATTGTTGACGCCCGTTTGGTTTATTCTCTTATTTATTTTTTACTGGACTAGAAGGAAAAAGAAAATAAATCTTTAA
- a CDS encoding PAS domain-containing sensor histidine kinase — MKWFKSHTFWKIFTINVLLICTVLTLMFIVSRVMLPNISQDQYRQVTDKTVKRMKEQINVVIKDIWSLGDEVQQDPIFLSDDEQEIDKELQKIVNISPYIDSGTIFNVKGYVEHYYPNDLKNMKHVNLSKRKYFQEALRTKKIYLSDVVSADTKHYIVVMAIPILDGQHNVKKVINLALRIEENKSFQSIFQTFDIGENGYTFIVDRNGRIISHPEKQRIGENAKKNEIVQKTMNHKSGYQRVVNTEGKYFFASFEYIPVLDWGIVAELPVEEIYRPYEMFEKTLWIVSGVTILLLSFFTALYARQIVNPIHKLYELAGQVARGNFNQKIPEREIERGEIGILSKQFNEMISYIRHSKANLQQKENQLQEQKTFLRQVIDINPSYIYAINQKREFILVNESFAMLLGEKSDDLIGQSIDKYQFNLQSDLLYKGAFSNCTQKGMVLEEQFKDSKGNRRWVETAKLPIMNEKQEVIQMLCVSTDITERKKAEEKFRTSEKLAVVGELAAGVAHEIKNPLTSLKGFVHLLKEQHPKDTLYIDIMETELERMNGIVEEFLMLGKPQVMNVESLNMQALVQEVCSFLEPEAAEKEVAFIFERDDQLPKVYGDKNQLKQVFINIIKNSIEAMPEGGAIHITVKVKENHLWLQLADEGQGIPPERLAKIGEPFYSTKEKGTGLGLMVSYRIIKAHHAQMTFSSQLDKGTSVDILFPIIKK, encoded by the coding sequence ATGAAATGGTTTAAATCTCATACGTTTTGGAAAATCTTCACGATTAATGTGCTTCTTATTTGTACCGTACTTACGCTAATGTTTATTGTTTCAAGAGTGATGCTGCCTAATATTTCTCAAGATCAATATCGACAGGTAACTGATAAAACCGTCAAGAGAATGAAAGAGCAAATTAACGTCGTCATTAAAGATATTTGGAGCCTGGGTGACGAGGTACAGCAAGATCCTATTTTTTTATCGGATGATGAACAAGAAATAGACAAAGAATTGCAGAAAATAGTTAATATTTCACCGTATATCGATAGCGGAACCATTTTTAATGTAAAAGGGTATGTTGAGCATTATTACCCGAATGATTTAAAGAATATGAAACATGTGAACTTAAGTAAAAGAAAATATTTTCAAGAAGCGCTGCGAACCAAAAAAATATATTTAAGCGATGTCGTTTCAGCAGATACAAAGCACTACATTGTGGTGATGGCGATTCCTATTTTGGATGGGCAGCACAATGTAAAAAAGGTCATAAATTTAGCGCTGCGAATTGAAGAAAATAAAAGTTTTCAATCCATCTTTCAAACGTTCGATATAGGAGAGAACGGCTATACATTTATTGTAGACCGCAATGGTAGAATTATTTCTCACCCAGAGAAACAGAGAATCGGTGAAAATGCTAAGAAAAATGAAATCGTTCAGAAAACGATGAACCATAAATCAGGATATCAGCGCGTTGTGAACACCGAAGGTAAGTATTTCTTTGCGTCTTTCGAATATATTCCTGTTTTGGATTGGGGAATTGTCGCTGAATTACCCGTTGAAGAAATTTACAGGCCTTATGAAATGTTTGAAAAAACGCTTTGGATCGTTTCAGGCGTTACGATTTTACTGCTTTCTTTTTTTACTGCGTTATATGCAAGGCAAATTGTGAATCCTATTCATAAACTATATGAATTGGCGGGACAAGTAGCGCGCGGGAATTTTAATCAAAAAATTCCGGAACGAGAAATTGAGCGGGGCGAAATCGGTATTTTATCTAAACAGTTTAATGAAATGATTAGCTATATACGCCATTCTAAAGCAAATTTACAGCAAAAAGAAAATCAGCTGCAGGAACAAAAAACGTTTTTAAGACAAGTCATTGACATTAATCCAAGCTATATTTATGCTATCAATCAAAAAAGGGAGTTCATTCTCGTTAATGAATCTTTTGCGATGCTCTTAGGTGAAAAATCTGATGACTTAATTGGACAATCAATTGATAAATATCAGTTCAACCTTCAATCAGATCTTTTATATAAAGGGGCGTTTTCAAACTGTACCCAAAAAGGGATGGTATTAGAAGAACAGTTTAAAGATTCGAAAGGAAACCGGCGCTGGGTCGAAACAGCAAAACTTCCTATTATGAATGAAAAACAGGAAGTGATTCAAATGCTGTGCGTATCGACAGATATTACGGAGCGTAAAAAAGCAGAAGAGAAGTTTAGAACTTCTGAGAAGCTTGCCGTGGTAGGAGAACTTGCAGCTGGAGTGGCTCATGAAATCAAAAATCCTTTAACTTCTTTAAAGGGTTTTGTTCACTTATTAAAAGAACAACATCCCAAAGACACTTTGTATATAGATATCATGGAAACTGAATTAGAACGAATGAATGGAATCGTAGAAGAATTTTTGATGTTAGGAAAACCTCAGGTAATGAATGTTGAATCTTTGAATATGCAAGCGCTTGTTCAAGAAGTGTGCTCATTTCTTGAACCTGAAGCAGCAGAAAAAGAAGTAGCTTTCATATTTGAAAGGGACGACCAGTTACCAAAGGTGTATGGAGATAAAAATCAGTTAAAACAAGTATTTATTAATATTATTAAAAATTCTATCGAAGCAATGCCTGAAGGAGGAGCTATTCATATTACGGTTAAAGTAAAAGAAAACCACCTTTGGCTGCAGCTTGCTGATGAAGGGCAGGGTATTCCTCCTGAACGGTTAGCGAAGATAGGTGAGCCTTTTTATAGTACAAAAGAAAAAGGTACAGGTTTAGGACTGATGGTCAGCTATCGGATTATTAAAGCTCACCACGCGCAGATGACGTTTTCTAGTCAATTAGATAAAGGAACAAGTGTGGATATATTGTTTCCAATCATAAAAAAGTAG
- a CDS encoding YfhE family protein, whose amino-acid sequence MSEKKRKENAKNTLSSAQEIYYGREFKKADRAGGYTKK is encoded by the coding sequence ATGTCTGAAAAGAAACGAAAAGAAAACGCAAAAAATACGTTAAGTAGCGCTCAAGAAATCTATTACGGCCGCGAGTTTAAAAAAGCAGACCGTGCAGGCGGCTACACGAAAAAATAA
- a CDS encoding GNAT family N-acetyltransferase encodes MLKKRDLNDCQSLYELMVHPDVFPFVRHKAHSYEEFLFVTKQTMEAEDHGEIISRTILDEWGNPIGTINLFDVQDQAGFLGTWLGKPFHGKGYNQIAKEAFFNELFFELNIERIFMRIRKINIRSIKAAEKLPYAVLANETHKALYDEINQHEDVYDLYEIPKDLYTLYYLRHEQDVQEDHQLKEA; translated from the coding sequence ATGTTAAAAAAACGTGACCTAAATGACTGTCAATCTCTATACGAACTCATGGTACATCCTGATGTCTTCCCTTTTGTTCGTCATAAAGCCCATTCCTATGAAGAATTTTTATTTGTGACTAAACAAACGATGGAAGCAGAAGATCATGGAGAAATTATTTCTCGCACGATTTTAGACGAATGGGGTAACCCTATCGGCACCATTAATTTATTTGATGTACAAGACCAAGCTGGTTTTTTAGGCACTTGGCTTGGCAAACCGTTTCATGGAAAAGGATATAATCAAATTGCAAAAGAAGCGTTCTTTAATGAACTGTTCTTTGAGTTAAATATAGAGCGAATTTTTATGCGAATTCGCAAAATTAATATTAGGTCTATTAAGGCTGCAGAAAAACTGCCTTATGCAGTACTTGCGAATGAAACACACAAAGCTTTATACGATGAAATTAATCAACATGAAGACGTATATGATTTATACGAAATTCCAAAAGACTTGTATACATTATACTACTTGCGTCACGAACAAGACGTTCAAGAAGATCACCAGCTTAAAGAAGCGTAA
- a CDS encoding amidohydrolase, protein MKTILLKNATLYPITSKPIYNSDVLIQDGKIVLIGPNLQPPLQVEVIDCKQRYLFPGFIDVHTHLGLYDEGTGWAGNDANETIEPMTPHIRAFDSVHPLDPGFKDAIEAGITSVHIMPGSANVIGGTTSVIKIAGTSISQMLIQETAGLKIALGENPKRIHSHGNKESITRMGIMGMLREAFYHAKSSDNKDDLRIKPLIQALNREIPVRIHAHRADDILSALRLADEFDLDVRIEHCTEGHLIAKELSGRNLKVSVGPTLTRRSKVELKNKTWKTYQALCNEGVEVSITTDHPYTPIQYLNICASIAVREGLEEQKALEGITIAAARNLRIDQRIGSIEAGKDADLVLWSHHPFHYLAKPLFTMIDGKILFKKN, encoded by the coding sequence ATGAAAACCATTCTCTTGAAAAATGCAACGCTCTATCCTATTACGTCAAAACCTATTTATAATAGCGATGTGCTCATTCAAGATGGAAAAATTGTTTTAATTGGGCCAAACTTGCAGCCTCCTCTTCAAGTAGAAGTCATTGACTGCAAACAGCGCTATTTATTCCCTGGATTTATCGATGTTCATACACATCTAGGATTATATGATGAAGGAACCGGCTGGGCCGGAAATGATGCTAATGAAACAATCGAGCCTATGACTCCCCATATCCGAGCTTTTGACAGCGTACATCCTTTAGATCCTGGGTTTAAAGATGCCATTGAAGCGGGTATTACGTCTGTACACATTATGCCTGGAAGTGCAAATGTGATCGGAGGTACAACGTCCGTTATTAAAATAGCCGGAACAAGTATTTCTCAAATGTTGATTCAAGAGACAGCTGGACTTAAGATTGCGCTAGGAGAAAATCCAAAACGAATCCACAGCCATGGCAATAAAGAATCCATTACACGAATGGGTATTATGGGGATGCTGAGAGAAGCCTTTTATCATGCAAAAAGCAGTGACAATAAAGATGATTTGCGAATTAAACCGCTCATTCAAGCACTGAATAGAGAGATTCCCGTTCGCATTCATGCTCACCGAGCCGATGATATTCTATCAGCTCTGCGCTTAGCAGATGAATTTGATTTAGACGTTCGTATTGAACACTGTACAGAAGGCCATTTAATTGCTAAAGAGCTGAGTGGAAGAAACTTAAAAGTAAGCGTGGGACCAACTTTAACACGCCGCTCAAAGGTTGAATTGAAGAATAAAACGTGGAAAACCTATCAAGCTCTCTGCAATGAAGGAGTAGAAGTTTCCATTACAACAGACCACCCTTATACGCCCATTCAGTACTTAAATATTTGTGCATCCATTGCCGTACGTGAAGGGCTCGAAGAACAAAAAGCATTAGAAGGCATCACGATTGCTGCTGCTCGGAATCTCCGTATTGATCAACGAATCGGCAGTATCGAAGCAGGAAAAGACGCTGATTTAGTGCTATGGAGCCATCATCCCTTTCACTACTTAGCAAAGCCCCTTTTCACCATGATAGATGGTAAAATATTATTTAAAAAAAATTAA